A genomic segment from Nicotiana sylvestris chromosome 1, ASM39365v2, whole genome shotgun sequence encodes:
- the LOC104237564 gene encoding uncharacterized protein — MRFLGPQISHYCHLPPSSSGEFSAMTESSSSSIAPLLLRNILTSAFFFADKPFFLLAEKYKLLEFIRWFLIQSFLFFLKLFPSGEYDNSYPLKPQKGEIYSPAAVGGGGGESGISRALTQVLSIVNDIPVSSRKYEVVRSLAERLIDENLLEGNEALREVNCAALSAAFTRTLGQLESAVAAEEGGIASGGDGGDYIGKLGRGLRAIRYYGDVVWQRRRARNQLRQFGCSAEKLAAELLWLAQKMAACGCVDEAVYMWASASQLAWLSLSAEARLQGSLVKLSAFLFKKAREIGKDAEDEESTKEHLRRTNMNMLMSWLPLLCRASNGTDTPVLSISERAELERVLEQIIGTLEQEEEQEKVLSLWLHHFTYCPSSDWPNLHDCYTRWCTASRKLLLH; from the exons ATGCGTTTTCTTGGCCCTCAAATTTCTCATTATTGTCATTTACCACCCAGCAGTTCAGGCGAATTTTCCGCCATGACGGAGAGCAGTTCTTCCTCCATAGCCCCTTTGCTTTTGAGAAACATATTAACATCTGCTTTTTTCTTCGCTGATAAACCCTTCTTCCTCTTAGCAGAAAAATACAAACTTCTCGAATTTATACGTTGGTTCCTTATTCaatcttttctcttctttcttaaACTTTTTCCATCTGGAGAATATGACAACAGCTACCCTTTGAAGCCTCAAAAGGGGGAGATTTATTCTCCGGCAGCCGTGGGAGGCGGCGGTGGAGAGTCGGGGATATCGAGAGCGTTGACGCAAGTGTTGTCAATTGTGAATGATATTCCGGTGAGTTCAAGGAAATATGAGGTCGTGAGATCACTGGCCGAGAGGCTAATTGATGAGAATCTGTTGGAGGGTAACGAAGCATTAAGGGAAGTGAATTGCGCCGCCTTGTCGGCGGCTTTTACGAGGACACTTGGTCAGCTTGAATCCGCCGTGGCGGCGGAAGAAGGCGGAATTGCGTCCGGTGGGGATGGTGGCGATTACATCGGTAAGTTGGGCCGCGGATTGAGGGCGATTAGGTATTATGGTGACGTTGTGTGGCAGCGGCGTAGGGCGAGGAACCAGCTGAGACAATTCGGATGCTCGGCTGAGAAGTTGGCGGCGGAGTTGCTGTGGTTGGCTCAGAAGATGGCAGCTTGTGGTTGTGTTGATGAAGCTGTTTATATGTGGGCTTCGGCTTCACAGTTGGCTTGGCTTTCTCTTTCTGCTGAGGCGCGGCTTCAGGGGTCTCTTGTTAAACTTTCAG CTTTCTTATTCAAGAAAGCCAGAGAAATAGGAAAAGATGCAGAGGATGAAGAAAGTACGAAAGAACATCTAAGGCGGACAAACATGAACATGTTGATGTCATGGCTGCCATTGCTATGCCGAGCAAGCAATGGCACAGACACTCCAGTCTTGAGCATTAGCGAAAGGGCTGAGCTTGAAAGAGTATTGGAGCAGATCATTGGAACATTGGAACAAGAAGAGGAGCAAGAAAAGGTCTTGTCCCTCTGGCTTCACCATTTTACCTATTGCCCTTCTTCTGACTGGCCAAACCTCCATGATTGCTACACCCGCTGGTGCACAGCTTCTCGTAAGCTCTTGCTTCACTGA